A window of Malania oleifera isolate guangnan ecotype guangnan chromosome 2, ASM2987363v1, whole genome shotgun sequence genomic DNA:
AAGATTTTTGGTGCATGTAGTATATGGCGATGAGGGGAAATTAACGTGTAAATGTTTAGAGTGCTGAAACACGTTTGCATCTGACTACGCACGTAAATGCATGCAGACATACAAATTTTAGCaatacgaattttgtagtaaaagACAATTGAATTTAAGGATTTAACTTAACTAGACATGCAAATTTAGACGAtacgaattatgtgtcattttttagatttggcagtattgaattctttagagatacgaattattaaatgatatatacaaaagaaagaaaaaaataatcaattatatacaaatgaaatcaaaacaatcaatgatatacatacaaataaaatgcaattaaagtaatgctaaactactccgtgccgcagcgaggtcgtctccggggtcgtggtggctgccgtctgcatCTACCCTCTCCCTGCTCGTCAACATCATCAGGTGTCCTGGCCCGTCGTGCTGGATGTGAATCCTCTCCCCCAAAAGgtgctgcatcatcatcatcagccatGTGTAGCGCACGCGGTGAGAAATGATAAGATGTCTCGGGACGAGAACGAGGCGGCCtagggggtgcatcgacctcgaccccatcgaaaagatcgtccaataaaaatgacatggatggggtagcagcagagtCGGATGGGGCATCAGTCGGTCTGCTCGATGGTCCGGCAATATGAGCTGCATTGGAAGGCGCATAAGGCGCTGACGGGCCAAATAAGTACTCGGACATGGGAGTCCCTGGACGACTAGAGGAagcatgtcgtcctcctcgtactggagctggtcgacctcctcgtgctggtacatcaggtcgacctcctcgttctgggatccgtcgaccatcctcgtggacgaggtccagtgcagcacgcatcaatcggtggatcgcaggatccgacgagatctgctctgcctcaatgactatgtcagcctgcaggatatgaacatattttattaacgcattcaaattggaatgtatatataataaaatgagttgtggcattaatcttcttacgaggctcaaatatacagctgcggtcctgtcgacgaagcggagtgtgatagacctataccaagtgaagtatgggtcatctggACGCATCGGACTGTGCTCCGCCACTCCTCGTACGATGTAGTCTCGTCGATGCTCCCACGCAGTGACGAATATCGCGTGCGTACTCGACCagtctgtgacccctcgaccgcgtccatccatgccgtggagatcgtccccaacaatatctacccccgaagttataaatggggcgggaatgacctgtcgaaacctgaactgtcgcatgactcgatcggggagataccactcaataatatgaaagcatatgagtggcactcaagctacccacaggtccctcccGTCTGCATAGGCAGGCGGCATGTCGGCTAAAATCTCATCCGTGTAGGGCATTCATATAAACTGCAGTTAGACAAAACAAAAAGTTATGCGGACTATACacaactgaaagaaagaaagaaatgctttcatgtgctatactttaactgatttatacctcatgctcccggtgcatgtccaattcaa
This region includes:
- the LOC131149623 gene encoding uncharacterized protein LOC131149623 — translated: MDGRGRGVTDWSSTHAIFVTAWEHRRDYIVRGVAEHSPMRPDDPYFTWYRSITLRFVDRTAAVYLSLADIVIEAEQISSDPAIHRLMRAALDLVHEDGRRIPERGGRPDVPARGGRPAPVRGGRHASSSRPGTPMSEYLFGPSAPYAPSNAAHIAGPSSRPTDAPSDSAATPSMSFLLDDLFDGVEVDAPPRPPRSRPETSYHFSPRALHMADDDDAAPFGGEDSHPARRARTPDDVDEQGEGRCRRQPPRPRRRPRCGTE